A stretch of the Filimonas lacunae genome encodes the following:
- a CDS encoding arabinan endo-1,5-alpha-L-arabinosidase — MKPALLFAILCISLLGKAQSNDTLIPVHDPVMIKQDSVYYLFCTGKGISVWASTDRLHWKKQNPVFDSLPWGVKAVPGFVNHIWAPDISYHNGLYYLYYSVSAFGKNTSCIGVATNPTLHANDANYHWTDHGKVVESIPGRDLWNAIDPNLSVDDKGQPWLVFGSFWNGIKLVKLDSSRLQLSQPQQWYSVASRKRECVADTAAGNGAIEAPFIYKKNGYYYLFVSFDFCCRGEKSTYKMMVGRSAQITGPYLDKNNTPMLQGGGTLVLQGNAQWHGVGHNAVCNWDGKDYLIFHGYDAADKGRSKLRIAPLSWDVDGWPVAENPSTRQ; from the coding sequence ATGAAACCTGCTTTGTTGTTTGCCATATTATGTATCTCCTTGCTGGGTAAAGCACAATCCAATGATACACTCATTCCCGTGCATGACCCCGTAATGATAAAACAGGATAGTGTATACTACTTGTTTTGCACAGGCAAGGGCATTAGTGTATGGGCTTCTACTGACAGGCTTCACTGGAAAAAACAAAACCCGGTATTCGATTCATTGCCCTGGGGCGTGAAGGCAGTGCCGGGTTTTGTTAATCATATATGGGCTCCTGATATCTCGTATCATAATGGCCTGTATTATCTCTATTACTCCGTATCTGCTTTTGGTAAAAACACTTCCTGTATTGGAGTGGCCACCAATCCAACCTTACATGCTAACGACGCAAACTATCACTGGACCGATCATGGAAAAGTAGTAGAATCTATACCGGGGCGCGATTTATGGAATGCCATAGATCCCAACCTTTCTGTAGACGATAAAGGCCAGCCCTGGCTGGTGTTTGGTTCGTTCTGGAATGGTATTAAATTAGTAAAACTGGATAGCAGCCGTTTACAACTGTCGCAACCGCAACAATGGTATTCAGTAGCCAGCCGCAAAAGAGAATGTGTAGCCGATACAGCAGCAGGTAATGGCGCTATTGAAGCGCCTTTTATTTATAAAAAGAATGGCTATTACTACCTGTTTGTGTCGTTCGATTTTTGTTGCCGTGGGGAGAAAAGTACGTACAAAATGATGGTAGGCCGCTCTGCACAAATCACCGGCCCCTACCTGGATAAAAACAACACGCCTATGCTGCAAGGTGGTGGCACGCTGGTGCTACAGGGCAATGCACAATGGCATGGGGTGGGGCATAATGCCGTGTGTAACTGGGATGGTAAAGACTATCTTATTTTTCACGGTTATGATGCAGCCGATAAAGGCAGGTCTAAACTACGCATAGCGCCGCTTAGCTGGGATGTGGATGGCTGGCCTGTTGCAGAAAACCCATCAACTAGGCAGTAA
- a CDS encoding alpha-L-arabinofuranosidase C-terminal domain-containing protein — translation MRKFNFLSLSLLAGLYASHSQAQKTFTVKVNEPVVAIQPTMWGVFFEDINFGADGGIYAEMVKNRSFEFSKPLMGWATKRKQEGDLLVLHRKEQTNNPRYLHLTARNAAQGDLELTNEGFRGMGVKKGLRYDLSFQYRQPATGITLHIALQNSKGEVIGSTVVKPADGDNQWHKQAVSFQATDTAVKGKLNIWLEGTGTIDVDMISLFPGDTWKNRPGGMRGDMVQLLADMKPGFIRFPGGCIVEGFDLSNRYQWKKTIGPVEERQLMINRWNVEFPHRSASDYFQTFGLGFFEYFQLAEDIGAEPLPILNCGMACQFNTAELVPMEDLQPYVQDALDLIEFANGDVTTQWGKVRASMGHPKPFHLKMMGVGNENWGPQYIERLKVFTKAIKEKYSDFKIVNSSGTDPDKDRFAYLNKELRSMNADIIDEHYYRAPEWFLANASRYDSYDRNGSKVFAGEYAAHSKGIGSNAGINVNNWRAALAEAAFMTGLERNAAVVNMASYAPLFANTDAWQWAPDLIWVNSLGVYGTADYHVQKLFSLNKGTKVLPLTWDGKAIAGQDSIYASACIDEKTKEVIFKIANVSAKPQNPVLQLEGIKSVATVAESIVVKGDLNDVNSLETPDKIAPQYATVAVKNKKVATTLAPYSFTIIKVKMQ, via the coding sequence ATGCGAAAATTTAATTTCCTATCCTTATCCCTGCTGGCGGGTTTGTATGCTTCCCATAGCCAGGCGCAAAAAACATTTACTGTAAAGGTGAACGAACCGGTAGTGGCTATACAGCCTACTATGTGGGGCGTGTTTTTTGAAGATATCAACTTTGGTGCAGATGGTGGCATATATGCAGAAATGGTGAAAAACCGCTCGTTCGAGTTTTCCAAGCCGCTGATGGGCTGGGCCACTAAACGCAAACAGGAAGGCGATCTGCTTGTCTTACATCGTAAAGAGCAAACCAACAATCCGCGTTACCTGCATTTGACTGCCCGCAATGCAGCACAGGGCGACCTGGAATTAACCAATGAAGGTTTTCGTGGCATGGGCGTTAAAAAAGGCCTGCGTTACGATCTTTCTTTTCAATATCGTCAGCCTGCTACCGGCATTACCCTGCATATAGCTCTGCAAAACAGCAAAGGAGAAGTAATAGGCAGCACCGTAGTAAAGCCGGCAGATGGTGATAACCAATGGCATAAACAGGCCGTTTCGTTCCAGGCTACCGATACGGCAGTAAAAGGTAAACTGAATATATGGCTGGAGGGTACAGGTACTATCGATGTGGATATGATCTCTTTATTCCCAGGCGATACCTGGAAAAACAGACCGGGCGGCATGCGTGGTGATATGGTGCAGCTGCTGGCGGATATGAAACCAGGTTTTATCCGTTTTCCAGGCGGCTGTATTGTAGAAGGCTTTGACCTGTCTAACCGTTACCAGTGGAAAAAAACGATTGGCCCGGTAGAAGAGCGTCAGTTGATGATCAACCGCTGGAACGTAGAGTTCCCGCACCGTTCTGCATCCGATTATTTTCAAACCTTTGGCCTGGGCTTTTTTGAATATTTCCAGCTGGCAGAAGACATTGGCGCCGAGCCATTGCCTATTCTTAACTGCGGCATGGCCTGTCAGTTTAACACGGCCGAACTGGTGCCGATGGAAGATCTGCAACCTTATGTACAGGATGCGCTGGATTTAATTGAGTTTGCCAATGGTGATGTTACCACACAATGGGGTAAGGTGCGTGCGTCTATGGGACATCCTAAACCTTTTCACCTGAAAATGATGGGCGTAGGTAATGAAAACTGGGGGCCGCAATATATTGAGCGTTTGAAAGTGTTTACCAAAGCCATTAAAGAAAAGTATTCCGATTTTAAAATAGTGAACAGCTCTGGCACCGATCCGGATAAAGACCGCTTTGCTTACCTCAACAAAGAGCTGCGTAGCATGAATGCAGATATTATTGATGAACATTACTATCGTGCACCGGAATGGTTTTTAGCCAATGCCAGCCGTTACGATAGTTACGACAGAAACGGTTCTAAAGTGTTTGCCGGTGAGTATGCCGCACATAGCAAGGGCATAGGCAGCAATGCAGGCATTAACGTAAACAACTGGCGCGCCGCATTGGCCGAAGCTGCTTTCATGACCGGTTTGGAAAGAAATGCGGCTGTGGTGAATATGGCTTCTTACGCTCCCTTGTTTGCCAACACCGATGCCTGGCAGTGGGCGCCCGACCTTATTTGGGTAAACAGCCTGGGGGTATATGGTACCGCTGATTATCATGTGCAAAAGCTGTTTTCATTGAATAAAGGCACCAAGGTGCTGCCACTTACCTGGGATGGCAAAGCGATTGCAGGGCAGGATAGTATCTATGCTTCGGCCTGTATAGATGAAAAAACAAAAGAAGTGATCTTTAAAATAGCCAACGTGTCTGCAAAACCACAAAATCCGGTGTTGCAATTAGAGGGCATTAAAAGTGTGGCCACTGTAGCTGAGAGCATTGTAGTAAAGGGCGATTTAAATGATGTGAACAGTTTGGAAACGCCTGATAAAATAGCGCCGCAATACGCAACTGTTGCTGTAAAAAACAAAAAGGTGGCTACTACACTGGCTCCCTATTCTTTTACTATTATCAAAGTAAAAATGCAATAG
- a CDS encoding c-type cytochrome has protein sequence MKKLAGTATFVFSFIMGSFAQTKKPAATTNTQGVAERGKVVYTTYCQSCHQPNGGGVPNLNPPLSNTSYVLGDKTKLISILLKGMNEEVEISGNYFSNTMPAQNFLKDQEIADVLTYIRSNFGNKATAVSATEVKTVRKKVIK, from the coding sequence ATGAAAAAGTTAGCAGGCACGGCCACCTTTGTGTTCTCTTTTATAATGGGATCATTTGCCCAGACTAAAAAACCAGCAGCCACCACTAACACACAGGGCGTTGCAGAACGTGGCAAAGTAGTATATACCACCTACTGCCAATCGTGCCATCAGCCCAACGGCGGCGGAGTACCTAACCTCAACCCACCTTTAAGCAATACCTCTTATGTATTAGGCGATAAAACAAAACTCATCAGCATTCTGCTGAAAGGGATGAACGAGGAAGTGGAGATTTCGGGCAACTATTTCTCGAATACTATGCCGGCACAAAACTTTTTAAAAGACCAGGAAATAGCAGACGTGCTTACTTATATACGCAGCAATTTTGGCAACAAGGCCACTGCAGTTTCTGCTACAGAAGTAAAAACGGTGCGTAAAAAGGTGATTAAATAA
- a CDS encoding tetratricopeptide repeat-containing sensor histidine kinase, protein MKKCTRIWHCVFFLLAGLPSAMAWQSSPSYPGALLADTAAINNSLQKAYAIREAHSDSSIQLCKQALASAEALHYEAGICEAYIGLSRAHFIVNRNDEALVYARKALPHCTDESKKYEQETNIYLAMAFVYYYQGRYDSCAWYRYKALNLVETQPTINTQVQLTAYSSVLQFWLTAHSDIKNDVYVQNIMARINQIEKKAVAAKDSSLLLEIYFRKSGYHSSCNNIDSMRYYSKKTIDLARRLHSTPSVITASLLNLAESYLDEDNAAAGLHYTQEAIKAIPDENKEQNRFYIYAMFDMADAWYLQKKYTQAIDLLESSIEKADTLGIFLITDYAHKILANCYEATGNYSKAAMHWKTYAQIRDSMVKEKKMELVYNVEMKYRIADKERELAQKELSIIRNENRIKIKNIWIGIILTATTLLLILGLLINRNNKHKHKLQGEKIRNLHQELAISSLQAMIAGEEKERSRIARDLHDGMGGMLAIIRTRLSSVYRKLDTTDSYIQNELAEIILLLEESSTELRKTAHNLMPEILLREGLMNATLLFCERIRKGYMLEINTEIWGDTRRLADDFELMVYRIIQELVHNTLKHARATQALVQIVYYAKTLSITVEDNGSGIHVNKPQHAEGTGLKNIRERVSSLNGQMDISSTPGKGTSVYIELEVQEVTA, encoded by the coding sequence ATGAAAAAGTGTACCCGGATCTGGCATTGCGTTTTTTTTCTGTTGGCAGGTCTTCCTTCTGCAATGGCCTGGCAATCTTCCCCCTCCTATCCTGGTGCTTTACTGGCCGATACTGCTGCTATTAACAACAGCCTGCAAAAAGCCTATGCCATTCGCGAAGCACATTCCGACAGCTCTATCCAGCTATGCAAACAGGCACTGGCCAGCGCAGAAGCCTTACACTACGAAGCGGGTATTTGTGAAGCCTACATAGGATTAAGCCGGGCGCATTTTATTGTAAACAGGAACGATGAAGCGCTGGTGTATGCCCGGAAGGCGCTACCCCATTGTACAGATGAAAGCAAAAAATACGAGCAGGAAACCAATATATACCTGGCCATGGCTTTTGTATATTACTACCAGGGCCGCTACGATTCGTGTGCCTGGTACCGGTATAAGGCGTTGAACCTGGTAGAAACACAACCTACTATCAACACCCAGGTACAGCTAACGGCTTATTCCAGTGTGCTGCAATTTTGGTTAACCGCACATAGCGATATTAAGAATGATGTGTATGTACAAAACATCATGGCCCGCATTAATCAGATTGAGAAAAAAGCAGTGGCTGCGAAAGACAGCAGCTTGTTGCTGGAGATTTATTTCCGGAAATCGGGCTATCATTCCAGTTGCAACAACATTGACTCGATGCGGTATTACAGCAAAAAAACCATCGATCTCGCCCGCCGCCTTCACTCCACTCCTTCTGTTATTACTGCCAGCCTGTTAAACCTGGCGGAAAGTTACCTGGATGAGGACAATGCAGCAGCAGGGCTGCACTACACACAGGAAGCCATTAAAGCAATACCCGACGAGAATAAAGAACAGAACCGCTTTTACATTTATGCCATGTTTGATATGGCCGATGCCTGGTACCTGCAAAAGAAGTATACCCAGGCCATTGACCTGCTGGAAAGTTCTATTGAAAAAGCCGATACCCTGGGTATTTTTCTGATCACGGATTACGCCCATAAAATACTAGCCAATTGCTATGAAGCAACCGGCAATTACAGCAAGGCTGCTATGCACTGGAAAACCTATGCGCAGATACGCGACAGCATGGTAAAAGAAAAGAAGATGGAGCTGGTGTATAACGTGGAAATGAAATACCGCATTGCCGATAAGGAGCGTGAGCTGGCACAAAAGGAGCTTTCCATCATCCGTAACGAAAACCGGATTAAGATTAAAAACATCTGGATAGGCATCATATTAACTGCTACTACCCTGCTGTTGATATTGGGTTTGCTGATTAACCGCAACAATAAACACAAGCACAAGCTACAGGGCGAAAAGATCCGTAACCTGCACCAGGAGCTGGCTATCTCCAGCCTGCAAGCCATGATTGCCGGTGAAGAAAAAGAACGCAGCCGCATAGCACGCGACCTGCACGATGGCATGGGTGGCATGCTGGCTATTATACGCACCCGCTTAAGCAGTGTGTACAGGAAGCTGGACACCACGGATAGCTATATACAAAACGAACTGGCAGAAATAATACTGTTACTGGAAGAGTCTTCTACCGAATTGCGTAAAACGGCGCATAACCTGATGCCTGAAATATTACTGCGTGAAGGCTTAATGAATGCTACCCTGCTTTTTTGTGAACGCATACGAAAAGGGTATATGCTGGAAATTAATACGGAGATATGGGGGGATACGCGGCGACTGGCAGATGACTTTGAGCTAATGGTATACCGCATTATACAAGAGCTGGTGCATAATACCCTGAAACATGCCCGTGCCACCCAGGCGCTGGTGCAGATAGTGTATTACGCTAAAACCCTCTCTATTACCGTAGAGGATAATGGAAGCGGCATTCATGTGAACAAGCCACAACATGCAGAAGGTACAGGGTTAAAGAATATTCGGGAAAGAGTAAGCTCATTAAACGGGCAGATGGACATATCCAGTACACCGGGTAAGGGCACCAGCGTGTATATTGAACTGGAAGTGCAGGAAGTTACTGCCTAG
- a CDS encoding PKD domain-containing protein, which produces MRTHLRIILLCLLVCIVGATQAQNCTINAGVTTNLCPSDEFKLAGTSSGLIKVNAVWTQTGGPTVTIVTPNSLTSLVTGYAAGQTYKFKLTATCTDGSIISDEVTFNTLKATIADAGADMFVCPPSAQLNGNAVATGETGTWRISGDDNSMKLDAATVNLPNATVILPDTVGGVTVFRWTVRNPNGCNTFDDVTITNGSGVSPVTAGPDLTLSNCYTVTQGAYLKNASYGGNGTNGQEGTWSLVSGPSIPVFNDIHKRDVSVSQLYQGVYRFRWTVSGPCVNGADEIDVIVPAPTQSITASGSGEVTYCDNRTSTVLVGPSLKYANETITWSTIGGAGTIVTPNASTTTVNGLNGQESQFKYIVSNSVTGCTTSGVIKVKFSEAPGVSLPAIISPDCNTTDISINYTTTGGTLTQWAMIEGPANANIVKEAGLGNYYNTLESPLELSNFNISGDYKVGIKRTTYQGTGACPEATGYTTIHISREPTASNGGTKQVLACAVTETHLAGNVPTVGTGSWSQVGGPSVAVIADKNDPTTLVSGLTNGEYIFKWIVTGNVGCGNKESNVSVLVSLKTPTQADAGADATICANTPYTLNGNRPVLNESGTWTVTPSAGVTISEVTNPKTAVTGLQLGQSYTFTWTIANACSTTTDDVVITVDKVGPQAALAGSDLCLPAGTTSFSLSGNAPASNELGTWSVISGPGTLSFSNVNSYNATVSGVVNGTYQLAWTLSTNNGCTPAMDTIAATIANTATVPVVSGGGVLCGVSDLTLQGNQPTVGIGRWSQVSGPGGAIITDSTAATTTVTYLQEGTYTFRWTISNGACTDVSNYKEVSYRVLQSPTKADAGSGKEICYQTSTQLNAADVTIGSGIWSLVSGPSTPTFSSFSDPKATISNLQAGTYILGWATANAGECTSTSPNISIIVTARAKVDAAAINLCNASSTNLSGNSSSTGVWTQDGSSPAATLTTVSQSAAVASNLVPGTYKFVYTIAATANCATTSDVTTVTNSAPSSEPDAGIDFSICLTGGITTSGVTLAAVSPAVGTGTWSVDADYLPTGASPVFSDIHSNTSTISNLIAGTYILKWNVANGYCSDKSDVARVVVSAEPTVANAGADQVNGCSANIYLHGNTPTIGIGTWTLVSGPNTPTIDAPNQGETQVLNTIPGTYVFAWTTTNGACAASSDQVQIQVTSLPATTANANVAGTNTNLCNTSGSGGAFFNVIGTNPKASETGLWAFAPPSSANGAIISSPTTSFTSVSGLIEGNYKLVWSITNGSCVSSDTVRLVVSDQPTTADAGGTTSICLYSPLTLTAATTVTTGSGAWSYVSGPSTPVISKINQSQAVVSGLQSGSYNFQFTTSNGVCPSSTSYKVVNVEDCRIQVAKAAGTPVQQADGSFDVTFTFTVTNPNANADIANVQVTDDLSAAFPSPKTFTVKSVTATGSLVSVTNSAFNGKTDQNLLQSGAAIAHGNVAVITLVVNVKL; this is translated from the coding sequence ATGAGAACACATTTACGTATTATCCTTTTATGTTTATTAGTGTGTATAGTGGGTGCCACCCAGGCCCAAAACTGTACCATTAATGCTGGTGTTACCACTAATCTTTGTCCTTCCGATGAGTTTAAATTAGCAGGTACTTCCAGCGGACTTATAAAAGTGAATGCTGTATGGACGCAAACGGGTGGCCCAACGGTTACCATCGTTACTCCCAACAGCCTAACCTCATTGGTTACAGGATATGCTGCCGGGCAAACCTATAAGTTTAAACTAACGGCTACCTGTACGGATGGTTCTATTATCTCTGATGAAGTAACTTTTAACACCCTCAAGGCTACCATAGCTGATGCAGGTGCTGATATGTTTGTGTGTCCGCCTTCTGCTCAGTTAAACGGAAATGCAGTGGCAACAGGTGAAACCGGTACCTGGAGAATTTCCGGTGATGATAACAGTATGAAGCTGGATGCAGCTACTGTTAATTTGCCTAATGCTACGGTTATTTTGCCTGATACGGTGGGAGGAGTTACTGTATTTCGCTGGACTGTGAGAAACCCAAACGGTTGTAATACGTTTGATGATGTGACTATTACCAACGGATCAGGAGTTTCTCCGGTAACTGCCGGCCCTGATCTTACTTTATCTAATTGTTATACTGTTACACAAGGTGCCTATCTAAAGAATGCTTCTTACGGTGGCAATGGCACTAACGGACAAGAAGGAACCTGGAGCCTGGTAAGCGGACCAAGTATCCCTGTCTTTAATGATATTCATAAAAGGGATGTTTCCGTTTCTCAATTATACCAGGGTGTTTACCGTTTCAGATGGACGGTGTCAGGCCCCTGCGTAAATGGCGCCGATGAAATTGATGTTATTGTACCGGCACCTACGCAATCTATTACAGCTTCCGGCAGTGGTGAAGTCACTTATTGTGATAACCGCACTTCCACGGTACTGGTAGGGCCTTCTTTAAAATATGCCAACGAAACTATTACCTGGAGTACCATTGGTGGTGCGGGTACCATTGTTACCCCTAATGCTTCCACTACCACAGTCAATGGATTAAATGGACAGGAAAGCCAGTTTAAGTATATCGTATCCAATTCTGTAACCGGCTGTACTACTTCCGGCGTGATTAAGGTGAAGTTTTCAGAAGCTCCCGGCGTTTCGCTTCCGGCCATTATTTCTCCTGATTGTAACACTACTGACATCAGTATTAATTATACCACCACCGGTGGAACACTAACGCAGTGGGCAATGATAGAAGGGCCTGCGAATGCCAACATTGTAAAAGAAGCAGGTTTAGGTAATTATTATAACACATTAGAAAGTCCGCTGGAGTTATCCAACTTTAATATTTCGGGCGATTATAAAGTGGGCATTAAAAGAACTACTTACCAGGGCACCGGCGCTTGTCCGGAAGCAACCGGGTATACCACTATTCATATTTCCAGGGAGCCTACTGCTTCCAACGGTGGCACCAAACAGGTATTAGCCTGTGCGGTTACCGAAACGCATCTGGCTGGTAACGTACCCACTGTAGGTACTGGTTCCTGGTCGCAGGTAGGAGGACCCAGCGTTGCTGTGATTGCTGATAAAAATGATCCTACTACTTTGGTTTCCGGCTTAACCAATGGCGAATATATCTTTAAATGGATTGTGACCGGAAATGTTGGATGTGGTAATAAAGAATCTAATGTGTCGGTTCTGGTGTCATTAAAAACACCTACCCAGGCGGATGCTGGTGCAGACGCTACTATTTGTGCAAATACTCCCTATACTCTTAATGGCAATCGGCCCGTTTTAAATGAATCCGGTACCTGGACGGTTACCCCCAGCGCGGGGGTAACTATCTCAGAAGTTACCAATCCTAAAACGGCTGTTACTGGTCTTCAGTTAGGGCAATCTTATACTTTTACCTGGACTATTGCCAATGCCTGTTCTACTACTACAGATGATGTAGTGATTACAGTGGACAAGGTGGGCCCGCAGGCAGCTTTAGCAGGTAGCGATCTTTGTTTACCGGCCGGAACCACTTCTTTCTCGTTAAGTGGTAACGCCCCTGCTTCTAACGAACTGGGTACCTGGTCTGTGATCTCAGGGCCTGGTACACTAAGTTTTAGTAATGTGAATAGCTATAATGCTACGGTGTCAGGAGTGGTTAATGGTACTTATCAGCTGGCATGGACGTTGTCTACCAACAATGGATGTACGCCAGCTATGGATACTATTGCTGCAACTATTGCCAATACAGCTACTGTGCCGGTTGTTTCAGGCGGTGGCGTACTTTGTGGAGTTAGTGATCTTACCTTACAGGGTAATCAACCTACTGTAGGTATAGGTCGCTGGTCGCAGGTATCGGGTCCGGGAGGAGCGATAATCACCGACTCTACTGCGGCTACTACTACTGTAACTTATTTGCAGGAAGGTACCTATACTTTCCGTTGGACCATTTCTAATGGCGCCTGTACAGATGTTTCCAATTACAAAGAGGTAAGTTACCGTGTGTTGCAGTCGCCAACCAAGGCAGACGCGGGCAGCGGTAAAGAAATCTGTTATCAAACCTCTACACAATTAAATGCAGCCGATGTTACCATTGGTTCAGGCATATGGTCGTTGGTAAGTGGACCCAGCACTCCTACCTTCTCCAGCTTTAGCGATCCTAAAGCCACTATTTCCAATTTACAGGCAGGTACCTATATTCTGGGTTGGGCTACTGCCAATGCAGGAGAATGTACCTCTACTTCACCTAATATATCTATTATAGTAACCGCACGGGCGAAAGTGGATGCAGCAGCTATCAATTTATGTAACGCCAGTTCCACCAACCTGTCGGGCAATTCAAGCAGCACCGGCGTATGGACACAAGATGGTTCCAGCCCGGCTGCCACTTTAACTACCGTATCACAAAGCGCTGCAGTGGCCTCCAACCTGGTGCCTGGTACCTATAAATTTGTTTATACCATTGCAGCTACTGCCAATTGTGCTACTACTTCAGATGTAACTACAGTTACCAATAGCGCCCCATCTTCCGAACCGGATGCTGGTATCGATTTCAGTATTTGCTTAACCGGCGGCATCACTACCAGTGGCGTTACGCTGGCAGCGGTAAGTCCTGCTGTAGGAACAGGAACCTGGAGTGTAGATGCAGATTACCTGCCCACCGGCGCTTCTCCTGTATTTAGTGATATACATTCTAATACTTCTACTATCAGCAACCTGATCGCAGGTACTTATATCCTGAAATGGAATGTGGCCAATGGCTACTGTTCAGATAAAAGTGATGTGGCCAGAGTGGTAGTTTCGGCCGAGCCTACTGTTGCCAATGCAGGCGCAGACCAGGTAAATGGCTGTAGCGCCAATATTTATCTGCATGGTAACACGCCTACTATTGGCATTGGTACCTGGACGCTGGTAAGCGGCCCCAATACACCTACCATTGATGCACCTAACCAGGGCGAAACCCAGGTGTTGAATACCATACCAGGAACATACGTTTTTGCATGGACCACCACCAATGGTGCTTGTGCAGCATCCAGTGACCAGGTGCAAATACAGGTAACATCATTGCCTGCTACTACGGCCAATGCCAATGTTGCCGGAACCAATACCAATCTTTGTAATACGAGTGGATCAGGAGGTGCTTTCTTTAACGTAATAGGTACTAATCCAAAAGCCAGTGAAACCGGATTGTGGGCTTTTGCTCCTCCCTCTTCTGCCAATGGAGCCATCATTTCTTCTCCTACCACTTCTTTTACTTCTGTCTCAGGTTTAATAGAAGGTAACTATAAGTTAGTGTGGAGCATTACCAATGGAAGTTGCGTAAGCTCCGATACGGTTAGGCTGGTTGTTTCCGATCAACCTACTACTGCCGATGCGGGTGGCACTACCAGCATCTGCTTATACAGCCCGCTTACTTTAACAGCGGCTACCACTGTAACAACAGGTTCAGGTGCCTGGAGCTATGTTTCCGGACCTTCTACACCGGTTATCTCCAAAATAAATCAATCGCAGGCTGTGGTGTCAGGTTTACAATCCGGTAGCTACAATTTTCAATTTACTACCAGCAATGGGGTATGTCCTTCCAGCACTTCCTACAAAGTAGTGAATGTGGAAGACTGCCGTATACAGGTAGCTAAAGCGGCTGGAACCCCGGTACAGCAGGCAGATGGCAGTTTTGATGTAACGTTTACGTTTACAGTTACCAACCCGAATGCCAATGCCGATATCGCCAATGTGCAGGTAACAGACGATTTAAGTGCTGCATTCCCTTCGCCTAAAACCTTTACAGTGAAGAGTGTTACAGCTACGGGGTCCCTTGTATCTGTTACCAACAGTGCCTTTAACGGTAAAACCGATCAAAACCTACTGCAAAGTGGTGCTGCTATCGCTCATGGCAATGTTGCCGTCATCACTTTAGTGGTAAACGTAAAACTGTAA
- a CDS encoding FAD-dependent monooxygenase has protein sequence MPMIHHVHIAGAGIAGLFMALCLQQQGVAFTLYEQSPDISYNEVGLGLSSNVFPILDKLGLLASTRLLGDDILHFRFADKQLEPVKEFALHAPALSINRKQFHQLLYRHLDKSNLKLNTRFPLSHTVGSNEIIIGADGIHSAIRGRMYSGIPIRSSGQVLWRGIACMPLPEEFKQSYFDIIGGNMRFAIVHIRGNHYSWYAITEGSTDKVIVPSAAARQMLMKLFSHYHPVVNMIIHATDNIYCNYLQDIKPSDRRVPWFQDNTVLMGDAIHPATPNLANGACLAIEDAFVLSRLMQQHIGGSFDSIFSQYQQLREEKVNRIVQQSWYLGKLMHQPNRMLDKAMIMGTRLTPAFLFKKIYAPVLHTGYKSLMSAEVI, from the coding sequence ATGCCGATGATTCATCACGTTCATATTGCCGGTGCGGGTATTGCCGGGTTGTTTATGGCTTTGTGCCTGCAACAGCAGGGAGTTGCGTTTACTTTGTACGAGCAGTCGCCGGATATTTCTTATAACGAAGTGGGGCTGGGATTAAGCAGTAACGTATTTCCTATTCTAGACAAGCTGGGGTTATTAGCATCTACCCGTCTGTTAGGAGACGATATATTGCATTTTCGTTTTGCCGATAAACAACTGGAACCCGTAAAGGAGTTTGCATTACATGCGCCCGCATTAAGCATCAACCGCAAACAGTTTCACCAGTTGCTATACAGACATCTTGATAAAAGTAATCTGAAGCTCAATACGCGTTTCCCGCTTTCACATACCGTAGGTAGCAATGAAATTATTATAGGGGCCGATGGCATACACTCTGCTATCCGTGGCAGAATGTACAGTGGTATTCCCATTCGCAGCAGCGGCCAGGTATTGTGGCGGGGTATAGCCTGTATGCCATTACCGGAAGAATTTAAGCAGTCGTATTTCGATATCATTGGAGGTAACATGCGTTTTGCCATTGTGCATATACGGGGTAACCATTATAGCTGGTATGCGATAACTGAAGGCAGTACTGATAAAGTGATTGTACCTTCTGCCGCTGCACGGCAAATGCTGATGAAATTGTTTAGCCACTATCACCCGGTGGTGAACATGATCATTCATGCTACAGATAATATCTATTGTAATTATTTGCAGGACATAAAACCGTCTGACCGAAGAGTTCCATGGTTCCAGGATAACACTGTGCTGATGGGCGATGCTATTCATCCTGCTACGCCCAACCTGGCAAATGGTGCCTGCCTGGCCATAGAAGATGCATTTGTATTAAGCCGTTTAATGCAGCAGCATATAGGCGGTTCTTTTGATAGCATCTTCTCGCAATACCAGCAATTAAGGGAAGAGAAAGTAAATAGAATTGTGCAGCAAAGCTGGTACCTGGGTAAGTTGATGCACCAGCCCAATAGAATGCTGGATAAAGCGATGATCATGGGTACACGTTTAACACCGGCATTCCTGTTTAAAAAGATATACGCCCCGGTGTTGCATACCGGCTATAAAAGCCTGATGAGTGCCGAGGTTATTTAA